The proteins below are encoded in one region of Candidatus Moraniibacteriota bacterium:
- a CDS encoding GGDEF domain-containing protein, translated as MSNEWKQGGEYPIERISNEQEVSQDSLSSLIARQSNPELLKKYEESLRDVQKVLEENNRLRREGEEQKRTIHELSYDSITDLKIRSLFYKQLNTLVSEEIATLFGEDIAMWETLPLDQLTERIFNIDISNSENTSLALLMGDVAYLSLANTSNHALGDELLKNIGKAGKTTSELFPESAEFFRYGGDEIVGVLRAESESGVKNIADSFESEVSQTPFAHLETLGITPHLHIDIGTSRFFEGFSAFRNLLVTIQEENKKRQLAGEDPLDIPCDDRRKVLIDMWLGIADEKSILRKAERRLPTLKFYKENTPDVYTGIIGSMRKGALNVTDEELDVLSNDLASIRQFIVEKRLLTKTESEKTLSRRNALVNGIIYRIATDEFLSE; from the coding sequence ATGAGTAACGAATGGAAGCAAGGAGGGGAATATCCAATCGAAAGAATATCGAATGAACAAGAAGTTTCTCAAGATTCTCTTTCGAGTCTCATCGCACGACAATCAAATCCTGAGCTTCTCAAAAAATACGAGGAGAGTTTACGTGATGTACAAAAAGTTCTTGAGGAAAATAATCGATTGCGACGTGAAGGAGAGGAACAGAAGAGAACTATTCATGAACTCTCCTACGACAGTATTACAGACTTGAAGATTCGTTCATTATTTTATAAGCAGTTGAATACCCTCGTATCAGAGGAAATTGCTACTCTGTTCGGCGAAGATATCGCCATGTGGGAGACGCTTCCTCTTGATCAGCTCACTGAAAGAATTTTTAATATTGATATCTCAAACAGTGAAAACACATCCCTTGCCTTGCTCATGGGTGATGTCGCTTATCTTTCGCTCGCCAATACGAGTAATCATGCTCTCGGTGATGAGTTGTTGAAGAATATCGGGAAAGCTGGCAAGACAACAAGCGAACTCTTTCCGGAATCAGCAGAGTTTTTTCGGTATGGTGGAGATGAAATAGTAGGTGTTCTCCGTGCAGAGAGTGAATCGGGTGTCAAAAATATCGCTGACTCTTTTGAATCTGAGGTTTCTCAAACTCCATTTGCACATTTAGAAACACTTGGTATCACTCCCCATCTTCATATTGATATTGGAACATCTCGTTTTTTTGAGGGATTCTCTGCTTTCCGGAATCTCTTAGTGACCATACAAGAAGAAAATAAGAAACGTCAGTTAGCAGGAGAAGATCCTCTCGATATTCCTTGTGATGATCGCAGGAAAGTGCTCATCGATATGTGGCTCGGTATTGCTGATGAGAAATCTATCCTGCGAAAAGCGGAGAGACGTCTGCCAACACTCAAATTTTATAAAGAAAACACGCCTGATGTCTACACGGGTATTATCGGTTCTATGAGAAAAGGGGCTCTCAATGTCACTGATGAAGAACTTGATGTCTTGAGCAATGATCTTGCCTCCATCAGGCAATTTATTGTAGAAAAGAGGCTCCTCACAAAAACAGAAAGTGAGAAAACCTTATCGAGACGCAATGCTCTTGTGAACGGAATTATCTATCGTATTGCAACAGACGAATTTCTTTCTGAGTAA